GTCACCTCGGACTCCAGACGCTTCAGCTCGCGCTCGTAGCGCTCGCGGAGCTTCGCGGCGTCGGCGACGCCGCGCACGGCGAGGATGCGGTCGCGCAGGCTGCCGTTGCCGCCGTCGTACGTGCAGACCTCTGCGCGCGCCAGCGTCGCGATCGCGTCGACGATCCCGCGGTCCCCGGCGAGCGCCGTGGGAATCTCCACGCGCATGTAATCCTTCGGCTGGATGCCCCATTCCGAGCGCGCGTTGCGGAGCTGCTCGACCTTTTCGATCACCGCGCCGAACACGGCCGCGTCCTCGGCGAACGACGGAATTTCCGCCAAGTCGGGCCACGACGCGGTCACGATCGTCGTGCCGTCGTGGGGAAGGGCCAGCCAGATCTCTTCGGTGACGAACGGCGCGATCGGGTGCATCGCGCGCACGAAGGCGTTCAGCACGAACGAGAGCACCGCGGCGCGCGTCGCTTCCTGGCCGGGCGCTTTCGTCGCCTCGACGTACCAGTCGCAGAACGTGTACCAGCCGAAGTCCAGCAGCGTGTCTGTCGCGACGCCGAACTCGTAGCCGTCGTAGGCGCGCGTCACCGTCTCGACGCAGCGGTGCAGCTCGGTAAGGATCCACTTGTCGGCGAGCGTGAGCTGCTCGCGGGCCGGCAAGACGTTCGCGCTCGGCAGTGCTTCCGGTAAAGCGACGGTGTAGCGCAGCGCGTTCCAGAGCTTCGTGCCGAAGCGCTTTGCCTCGTCGCAGAAGCGCTCGTCGAACCGCAGTTCCTGCGACTCCAGCCGCATCTGGCGCAGGATCCCGAAGCGCGTTCCGTCGGCGCCGTACTTCGGCACGAGATCGGTCATCGGATCGATCGCGTTCCCGAGCGACTTCGACATCTTGCGGCCCTTCGCGTCGAAGACGAGCGGCGTGATGAAGACGTCACCGAACGGCATCCCGCCGCCGAAGCGCAGCCCGAGGATCACCATCCGCATCACCCACAGAAAGATGATCTCGCGGGCGGTGATCATCACCTGGTTCGGATACCAGTGCTCGCGCTCGGGCGTCTGCTGCGGCCAGCCGAGGATCGAGAACGGCCAGAGCCCCGAGCTGAACCAGGTGTCGAGCGTGTCGGCGTCGCGCCGCAGCTCGTCGGTGCCGTGCCGCTCGCGCGCGAGCTTCTTCGCTTCTTCTTCGTCATGGGCGACAACGACGTCGCCGCCGGGCGTGTACCAGACCGGCAGCTGATGTCCCCACCAGATCTGGCGCGAGATGTTCCAGTCGCGGACGTTCTCCAGGCCGGCGGCGTACGTGCGGCCGAACCGCTCCGGCACGAAGCGCGGCGAACCGTTGCGGAACGCTTCGAGCGCCGGTTTCGCGAGCGGCGCCATCTTGACGAACCACTGCAGCGAGAGCAGCGGCTCGACCACCGCGTGCGAGCGCTCGCTGATCGGCAGGATCGTGTGGTACGGGCGTTCCTCGACGAGCGCGCCTTCCTTGCGCAGGTCTTCGACGATCATCTCGCGCGCTTCGTAGCGGTCGAGGCCGGTGTACTTCGCCATGTTCGGAGCCTGCGCGTCGATCGGCGCGCGGCGCTCCGGCGTCTCGTCGTAGCGCCACACCGGCGCGGTGATGCGCGCGTCGAAGTCGATCACCGTCGGCATCGGCAAGTTGTGGCGCTGGCCGATCTCGTAGTCGGTCTGATCGTGCGCGGGCGTCACCTTGACGGCTCCGGTGCCGAACTCGCGCACGACCGCTTCGTCGGCGATCACCGGGATCGCGCGCTCGACGATCGGCAGTACGACGTTCTTCCCGATCAGGTGCGCGTAGCGCTCGTCCTCGGGATGAACCGCGACCGCGACGTCGGCGAGATACGTTTCCGGCCGCGTCGTCGCGATGACGATTCCGTCGCCGGCGTCTTCGGCCCGATAGCGAATGTGCCATAGCGTCGTGTCGCGCTCGTCGTCCTCGACCTCGGCGTCGGAGAGCGTCGACTGCGCGACCGGATCCCAGTTCACCAGCCGGGTTCCGCGGTAGATCAGCCCGTCGTTGTAGAGCGCGACGAACACTTTGATAACCGCGGCCGACAGCCCGGGGTCCATCGTGAAGCGCGAGCGCTCCCAGTCCGGACCGAAGCCGAGCCGCCGGAACGCTTCGTCGATCTCGCCGCCGTACTGCTCGCTCCATTTCCAGGCCAGCTCGACGAACTTCTCGCGGCCGAGCTGGTCGCGCGTCTTGCCGTCCTTCTTCAGCTCGCGCACGAGGACGGCTTCGGTTGCGATCGCGGCGTGGTCTTGGCCCGGGATCCAGTCCGCGTTTTCGCCGAGCATGCGGTGGTAGCGCGTGAGCACGTCCATCGGCGTGTAGCTCGAGGCGTGGCCGAGGTGCGCGCGGCCGGTGACGTTGGGCGGCGGCATCGAGATGATGAACGGCGGCCGCGCGGGGTCGGGCTCCTCGTGGAAGACGCCCGTCTCGAGCCAGCGCGCGTACAGGCGCGGCTCGACCTCGGCAGGATCGTAGGTCTTCGGAAGCTCGGGTCGGGTCATCGTCACCGCTAACGATACGCGAGACGAGCGCCGTTCTCCGCGCGCCCTTCGACAGGCTCAGGATGACACTGGGTTTAGATTCCGGAGCTCTCGTCTTTGTGCTCGCCGGCGCCTTCTTCGTAGGCGTCGGTGGTGCCGCCGGCGGCGCCGTACGAGGCCGGGATCGCGCCGACCTTCGTGTGCGTGCTGGTCGCGCCGGGCCGATTCGACTCGACCTCGACCGACTCGTCGGCCAGCGTCTCCTCGCCGAGCACCGTGCGAGAGTTCTTCTCCGTCAGCGCCGGCTCGTCGGCCGTGCCGGTTTCGCGCGCGTTCGTGCCGTCCTCGTTCATCGGTTCACCTCGGTGTGGCGATGCGTAGGCTTGCTTCGTACCCGCCGGACGACCGCCGTCCCCCGGCGCGACTTCGACGTTCTGCGGTTCGTCGGGCGCCGTCCGTGCGAACGGTGTACCCTCACGCGCCGGGGCCGCGGTGCGCGACGAAGGATTCGAGCTGGTGCAGCCCGTCGAGCATCGTCTCCGGCGCCGGGGTGAGCGGTTCGGCGGGCTCCTGCGCGCGATTGCACCACGCCACGCGGAAGCCGAAGCGCGCGGCGCCCCACGCGTCCCACGGGTTCGAAGAGACGAACACGATTTGGCGCGGGGAGCACTCGAAGCGTTTCAGGGCGAGCTCGTAGACGCGCGGGTCGGGCTTGTACGCCCGCACGCTCTCGACCGAGAGCACATCCGCCAGCAGCGCGCGCACGCCGGTATGCGCAAGCGCTGCGTCGGCGGAGGCCGGCGTGCCGTTGGTCAGCACCGCCAGCGGGATCTCGCGCGCGGCGAGCGCGCCGAGCGCCGGCAGGACGTCGGGGAACGCGGCCATAGTGCGCCATGCCGCCACCAGCTCGACGCGCGCGCTCGCGCTGAGCTCGACGCGCCGCTGCGCGCAGGTCTGCTCGAGCGCGAGGGCGGTCAGCTCGTCGAAGTTGCGGTACGCCTGTGCCAACGTGACGAGGAAGGCGTACTCGAGCTGCTTGCGGCGCCAGTCGGCGACGAACGCGCCGGCGTCCTCGATGCCGGCCGCGGCGACGCGGTCGCGCATCGCGCCGATCGAGAGCAGCGTTCCGTAGAGGTCGAAGACGACGGCGGCGACGTGCATCCGCCGCGCTACGCGCTTGCGCGCGCCGGGACCTTGCCGCGGGGCGCCGCCGCCGCCGCGCGGAAACGACGCGCGTGAGCCGCAAACAGCAGCAGCGCCAGCCGCGCACGCCGGAGATCTACCTTTCCGTTGACGTCGAAGCCGACGGGCCGATTCCGGGAGGCTACTCGATGCTCTCGTTCGGGATCGCGGCGTTCTCGCTCGACAAGGTGCTGCTCGCGACGTTCACCCGCAACTTGGAGCTGCTCCCCGGCGCGGCGCAGCACCCGCGCGTGATGGCGTGGTGGCAGCAGACGGCAGCGCACCGCGCGGCGTACGCGCAAACGCGCGAGAACGTGCAACCGATCCGCGAGTCGATGCTGGAGTGCGACGCGTGGTGCAAGTCGCTGCACGCGCACGGGAAGCCGTGCGCGGTCGGCGCGCCGGCGGCGTACGACTACGGCGCGTGGCTCTATTGGTACTTGGTCTACGCGCTGGGCGACATTCCGGACTTGGGGTTTTCCGCACTGGACCTGAAGTCGTTCGCGTTCGGACGGATGCCGGGCACGCGCTACCGCAGCCTGGGCAAGAGCACGTACGATCCGGCCTGGTTCGACCCGGACGTTCCGCACACGCACGTCGCGCTCGACGACGCGATCGAGCAAGGGACGATCATCGTCAACGCGATCCGGCAGCGCGACGGCTTGCCGCGCATCGAGGGCTATACGCGGGCGGAGTGACGCGCCCGCCGTCGCACCGCGTGCGCTAGGTGCGGCGCGCGAGCGTGCGCTCGAGGAAGCGCAGCACGCGCGTGAGCGGAAAGTCGCGCTCGACCAGCGGTTTGGTGAGGATCGTGCGCAAGCCCAGGAGCTTTGCGCCGAGCACGTCGGTGAAGAGCTGATCGCCGATCACCACCGTCGCGGCGCGCGGCGTCCCGAGCAGCTTGAGCGCGCGCAAGAACGCGAACGGGAGCGGCTTGAGCGCGTTCGGGACGACGGGGATGCCGAGCTGCGCGCCGATCGCGCCGACGCGCTCGCTGAAGTTGTTCGACACCAGAACCAGCGCGAAGTCGCGAGCGCGCGCCGCAGCGACCCACTCCGCGACCCCCGGCGCGAGCTCCGGCCGGCGGTAGGCGCAGACGGTGTTGTCGAGGTCGACCACGATGCCGCGGATGCCGGCGAGCGCCAGCTCGTCCAGCTTGACGTCGGGCAGCGCGTCGGCGTGATGATCGGCCCGGAACCTCTCCACGCTATCCCCGGTTCCGTCCACAGCCCGCTCACCCCGCTCGCCGCGGGTCCACACGGCCTGCTTGCGGCCCTCCACCAGAAAGAAAAAGTCGTGCACCTAGATTCACAAGGTGACCGGACTGCGATACAATATCTAGTACAGCCCGGCGGCGAGAGGCACAAGAGATTGTGTCGGGAGCCGCTCAGGGGCAGCCGCAGGGATTGACGAAGCCGAACAGACGTTCGATAATTTGCCGTCCCCGCCAACGCTTTCACCGACCAAGAGGACGCAGCCGGTATGAAGTTCTCGCGCACCTACTCCGCCCCCGGCGAACCCTATGCCGGGATCGCCTTCGAGCCGCGCACGTCGCGGATCGTGAACCCTGACGGCAAGGTCGTTTTCGAGGCCAAGGACGTCCAGATCCCGGCCGGCTGGAGCCAGGTCGCGACCGACATCCTGGCCCAGAAGTACTTCCGCAAGGCCGGGGTCCCGGACAAGCTGGTTCCGGTGCGCGAAGAGGGGGTGCCCGAGTGGCTGTGGCGCTCGGAGGCCGCCGACGACGCGACCTTCGGGAGCGAGACCGACGCCCGCCAGGTCTTTCACCGCCTCGCCGGCTGCTGGACCTACTGGGGCTTCAAGCACGGCTACTTCGACGACGAGTTCGAAGCCCGCGCCTATTACGACGAGATGTGCGCGATGCTCGCGCTGCAGATCGGAGCGCCTAACTCGCCTCAATGGTTTAATACGGGACTGCATTGGGCGTATGGGATCTCTGGGCCGGCTCAGGGCCACTATTATGTCGATCCGAAGACCCGTGAACTCGCGGAATCAGCGAACGCGTACGAACACGCGTCAGCGCACGCTTGTTTTATTCAGAGCGTCAAAGACGATCTGGTCAATGAAGGCGGGATCATGGATCTTTGGGTCCGTGAAGCGCGCATTTTTAAGCACGGGGCCGGCACGGGATCCAACTTCTCCAACATTCGCGGCGAAGGCGAGCGTTTGTCCGGAGGCGGTACGAGCTCGGGACTGATGTCGTTTCTGCGTGTTGGTGACCGCGCCGCGGGCTCGATCAAGAGCGGCGGCACGACTCGCCGCGCCGCGAAGATGGTCGTGTTGAACCTCGATCATCCGGACATCGAGGACTTCATCACATGGAAGGTATCCGAGGAACAAAAGGTCTCCGATCTCGTCACCGGTTCGATCACGTGCGAGAAATACCTCAATCTCATCATGAAGGCGGCTACCGATGAGTCACTTCCGGAAAGCGCGCGGCTTGATCCGACGCTTAATCCCGGACTGAAGGCAGCGATTCGGACGGCTCTTTCATTTGGCATTCCGCAAGCGAACGTACAGTATGCGCTGGACTTTGCGAAGCAAGGCTACAAAGAGCTTACGATCGAGACGTACGACACGAACTGGGATTCGAAAGCGTACGGCACAGTCTCGGGGCAGAACTCGAACAACTCGGTTCGCATTCCGAACGAATTCTTCGCGCGGCTTGACGCGGCGCAGTCATGGGATCTCACTTCGCGCACGACCGGCTCCGTCATAAAGACGGTTCCCGCCGACGAACTATGGGAGAAGATCGCGGTAGCGGCGTGGCAGTGCGCCGACCCAGGCGTTCAATTCGATACGACGATCAATGAATGGCATACGTGCATTTCCGATGGACGCATTAATGCAAGTAATCCATGCAGTGAGTACCTTTTTTTGGATGATACTGGATGCAACTTGTCCAGTCTCAATTTGGTCAAATTCCTCGACGAAAATGGGCATTTTAGCGCTCGGCGTTTCTCCGAAGCATGCCGCATCTGGACGTTTACGCTCGAGATCACGGTTCTCATGGCGCAATATCCCTCGCGGGCAATTGCGCAGCGGTCGTTCGACTACCGCACACTCGGTTTAGGGTATGCAAACCTCGGCACGCTGCTGATGCGTCTCGGCCTGCCGTACGACTCCGAGGAAGGCTTCGGTTGGTGCGCTGCGATCTCGTCACTCATGACAGGCTCCGCGTACAAGACCTCAGCCGAGATTGCTCGCGAAGTGGGACCGTTTCCGGCATACGATCGCAATGCCGAGAGCATGGGACGCGTTATGCGCAATCATCGCCGAGCCGCCTACGCCGTTCCAAACGACGAATACGAAGAGCTGACCATTCCGCCGACGACGCACGCGCCGACGCTGTTTACGCAGGAGACATGGGCGCTGGCGCGCTCGGCGTGGGACAATGCGCTGGCAATCGGCGAGGTCGCCGGCTACCGCAACGCGCAGGTTACCGTAATCGCACCGACCGGATGCCTCGTCGGAGATTCGCTTGTTACGACAGACCGCGGCCTCATGCGGCTGAACCGGCTGGGGAACGTCGACGGCGAGAAGTGGCAAGACGTTGAGTTCAATGTCTTAACGGATGACGGCGAGCAGCGCGCGACGAAGTTCTTCGTCAACGGCGTGGAGCCGACGCGCCGAATTACGACGGCGAGCGGCTACGTCATACAAGGCACGCCCACACACCGTATTAAGGTCGTGGACCCCGAAACGCGCGATCTTCGCTGGAAGCGTTTCGCGGACGTTACAAGCGATGACGTCGTCGCCCTGTCGCTCGGCGCCTTGGCCGGCACGCCTCGGACGGTGAACCTCCCGCCGCTTGGCGAGGAATATTGGATCGCGGACTTCACCACCCGTGTCCCTCGCACGATGACGCCCGAACTGGCGGAGCTGGTCGGCTATTTCATGGGCGACGGATCCCTTCATGCGAAAGGCTTGCGCTTCTGCGTAGCGAGTGGCGATTGGGATGTTCTGTCGCATCTCTCCGACAGCATTCGCACGCTGTTCGGCATCGAGCCAATTTCGACGGACAAGGGCGGCTATGTCGAATTGGCCGCCAACTCGGTCTCGCTGACGATGTGGTGGGAGGCGTGCGGCTTCGCGAAACACCCGCCGACGTTCGACCATCGCGGCAAGGGCTACGTCGCACGCGTGCCGGACGCGGTCCTCGCGACAAACGATCCGGCGGTGTACGGCGCGTTCATTCGCGGCGTCTTCGAAGCGGACGGTACCGTGACGAATGGTGCGGCCTGCTGGTCGACGGTGAACAAGACGTTCTCCGACGACGTGAAGGCGATCATGCTCGCTCTCGGCATCCCGACGAGCACGAAGATCAATATTTCCGGTTGGGGCCAGTCTGAGGTCTATGTCGTGCGGGTTCGCAATGCGGCCTATGCCGCTAGTTTCAGCGAGCGAATCGGGTTCATCGGAGCGCGCAAGCGCAACGCTGTAACGCCGTGCGATGCGTGGCAAGGCACCAAAGGCGATAGAGTGTACCTTCCCGATTCGTTGGTTCGAAATCTGATCCCTAACGGTAGCGATCTCTACACACGAACTCAGCTGTATCGCCACCGCCACGATGGCGCGGTTAGCCGAGCCACCGCGACGGCACTTCTCGAGCGCACCGAACACCCGCGTGTTGCGACCGCGCTCCAATTCTTCTACGACACCGTCGCGACGAACGAGGACGGAGGCGAGCAGCTCACCTACGACCTCTCCGTCCCAGCAAACGTGACCTACTTCGCGAACGGCTTTATTTCGCACAACACGATCGGCCTGGTGATGGATTGCGACACCACCGGGATCGAGCCGGACTTCGCCTTGGTGAAGTTCAAGAAGCTCGCTGGGGGCGGGTATTTCAAGATCGTCAACCAGTCGGTCGAGTCGGCGCTGCGGCGTCTCGGTTATAGCAACGAGCAGATCGCCGCGATCGAGACGTTTGCCAAGGGAACGAACACGCTTCAGGGAACGCCGCACATCAACAAGGCGACGTTGCGGGCAAAGGGCTTCGACGACGACGCGCTCGCGAAGATCGAAGCGCAGCTGCCCGGCGCGTTCGAGATCGGCTTCGCCTTCAACCAGCATGTGTTGGGCGAGGAGTTCTGCCGCAACGTGCTCGGCATGACCGACGAACAGCTCGCCGACTGGAACTTCTCGATCCTGCGCGATGCGCTCGGCTTTACGCAAACGCAGATCGAGGAAGCATCGGACGTGATCTGTGGGCGCATGACGCTTGAGGGAGCG
This is a stretch of genomic DNA from Candidatus Eremiobacterota bacterium. It encodes these proteins:
- a CDS encoding valine--tRNA ligase is translated as MTMTRPELPKTYDPAEVEPRLYARWLETGVFHEEPDPARPPFIISMPPPNVTGRAHLGHASSYTPMDVLTRYHRMLGENADWIPGQDHAAIATEAVLVRELKKDGKTRDQLGREKFVELAWKWSEQYGGEIDEAFRRLGFGPDWERSRFTMDPGLSAAVIKVFVALYNDGLIYRGTRLVNWDPVAQSTLSDAEVEDDERDTTLWHIRYRAEDAGDGIVIATTRPETYLADVAVAVHPEDERYAHLIGKNVVLPIVERAIPVIADEAVVREFGTGAVKVTPAHDQTDYEIGQRHNLPMPTVIDFDARITAPVWRYDETPERRAPIDAQAPNMAKYTGLDRYEAREMIVEDLRKEGALVEERPYHTILPISERSHAVVEPLLSLQWFVKMAPLAKPALEAFRNGSPRFVPERFGRTYAAGLENVRDWNISRQIWWGHQLPVWYTPGGDVVVAHDEEEAKKLARERHGTDELRRDADTLDTWFSSGLWPFSILGWPQQTPEREHWYPNQVMITAREIIFLWVMRMVILGLRFGGGMPFGDVFITPLVFDAKGRKMSKSLGNAIDPMTDLVPKYGADGTRFGILRQMRLESQELRFDERFCDEAKRFGTKLWNALRYTVALPEALPSANVLPAREQLTLADKWILTELHRCVETVTRAYDGYEFGVATDTLLDFGWYTFCDWYVEATKAPGQEATRAAVLSFVLNAFVRAMHPIAPFVTEEIWLALPHDGTTIVTASWPDLAEIPSFAEDAAVFGAVIEKVEQLRNARSEWGIQPKDYMRVEIPTALAGDRGIVDAIATLARAEVCTYDGGNGSLRDRILAVRGVADAAKLRERYERELKRLESEVTRSEKKLANENFVAKASPAVVAAERAKLEEYRRELARAQEALAALPAA
- a CDS encoding haloacid dehalogenase type II, translated to MHVAAVVFDLYGTLLSIGAMRDRVAAAGIEDAGAFVADWRRKQLEYAFLVTLAQAYRNFDELTALALEQTCAQRRVELSASARVELVAAWRTMAAFPDVLPALGALAAREIPLAVLTNGTPASADAALAHTGVRALLADVLSVESVRAYKPDPRVYELALKRFECSPRQIVFVSSNPWDAWGAARFGFRVAWCNRAQEPAEPLTPAPETMLDGLHQLESFVAHRGPGA
- a CDS encoding exonuclease, with the protein product MSRKQQQRQPRTPEIYLSVDVEADGPIPGGYSMLSFGIAAFSLDKVLLATFTRNLELLPGAAQHPRVMAWWQQTAAHRAAYAQTRENVQPIRESMLECDAWCKSLHAHGKPCAVGAPAAYDYGAWLYWYLVYALGDIPDLGFSALDLKSFAFGRMPGTRYRSLGKSTYDPAWFDPDVPHTHVALDDAIEQGTIIVNAIRQRDGLPRIEGYTRAE
- a CDS encoding YqeG family HAD IIIA-type phosphatase, encoding MERFRADHHADALPDVKLDELALAGIRGIVVDLDNTVCAYRRPELAPGVAEWVAAARARDFALVLVSNNFSERVGAIGAQLGIPVVPNALKPLPFAFLRALKLLGTPRAATVVIGDQLFTDVLGAKLLGLRTILTKPLVERDFPLTRVLRFLERTLARRT